In Mycobacterium sp. 050128, one genomic interval encodes:
- a CDS encoding STAS domain-containing protein, protein MSDSSSTGTTASVSSEGLLPQLVQHLRQNRTVLREEWARRIAEAELLTAMTPEELFSEATAVYDNYVEVLETGSVEALQAYARDLSERIIPRGVETDEVLGIVLLLRDVLARSLFEKYQTEFEMLNRVLDAYEPAANRIANTVGVSFVQERERIIRQQQEAIRELSTPVLQVREQLLILPIIGVLDSQRARQVTEQLLRAIRANRAKVVVIDITGVPTIDSTVANHLVQTVDASGLMGASVIITGLSSEIALTLVTIGLDLSKMNAVGDLQGGIEEAERLLGYEVTRTGEQPG, encoded by the coding sequence ATGTCAGATTCCAGCAGCACCGGCACCACCGCGAGCGTCTCGAGCGAAGGTCTGCTTCCCCAGCTAGTGCAGCACCTACGGCAAAATCGCACGGTTCTACGCGAGGAGTGGGCCCGAAGAATCGCCGAGGCCGAACTGCTGACCGCGATGACGCCGGAGGAACTTTTCTCCGAGGCGACCGCCGTCTACGACAACTACGTCGAGGTGCTCGAAACCGGTAGCGTCGAGGCGCTGCAGGCCTACGCCCGCGATCTGTCCGAGCGGATCATCCCGCGTGGGGTGGAAACCGACGAGGTCCTCGGCATCGTGCTGCTGCTGCGTGACGTGCTGGCACGCTCGCTGTTCGAGAAGTATCAAACCGAGTTCGAGATGCTGAACCGGGTGCTGGACGCCTATGAACCGGCCGCCAACCGTATCGCCAACACCGTGGGCGTGTCCTTCGTGCAAGAGCGCGAGCGCATCATCCGCCAGCAGCAGGAGGCGATCCGCGAGCTGTCCACGCCGGTGCTGCAGGTGCGCGAACAGTTGCTGATTCTGCCGATCATCGGTGTCCTGGACAGCCAGCGCGCCCGCCAGGTTACCGAGCAGCTGCTCAGAGCCATCCGCGCCAACCGCGCCAAAGTCGTCGTCATCGACATCACCGGTGTGCCGACCATCGACTCCACCGTGGCCAACCACCTGGTGCAGACGGTCGACGCGTCCGGCCTGATGGGCGCCAGCGTGATCATCACCGGTTTGTCCTCGGAGATCGCTCTGACGCTGGTGACGATCGGCCTGGATCTGTCGAAGATGAACGCCGTCGGTGACCTGCAGGGTGGTATCGAAGAAGCCGAGCGCCTGCTCGGCTATGAAGTCACGCGCACCGGCGAGCAGCCGGGGTGA